One stretch of Sporocytophaga myxococcoides DSM 11118 DNA includes these proteins:
- a CDS encoding TonB-dependent receptor — MVTRFIFSVIVLFFASLNLSYGQETYTLSGSVKDSANGEPMIGAVVTVKEINAGTATDINGDFSLKVPPGKYTVEINFVGFGKASQTIVVKGNTKMSFSMREQMLNEVVVTGERPDAQVKNLEMGTQKLDMKQINAIPPLLGEVDVIRSIQLLPGVSTVGEGASGFNVRGGAVDQNLILLDDAPIYNSSHMFGFFSVFNPDMVKDLKLSKAAIPAQYGGRLSSVLDVKMKEGNPDKIGVQGGISTIFSRLTVGGPIKKNKLSFIVAGRRSYADVLARPFLAKAFEDAKLYFYDLTLKANYNINNRNRVYLSGYYGRDVFAFPGAYFGWGNATTTLRWNHVFSDKLLLNMIGDYSSYSYRLEFGEDMTEDSFKWTAKIINYCAKPEFTWYLNSNNTISLGAQATYYKFVPSTGVFYSGGERRDIGLPDKYAMENALYISNEQKLTARLTLQYGLRYSFFNYLGSGTAYYYDSTAGNYVRNPVGIEEFGSRKTIKAYAKPEPRIAANYSLSENSSLKASYNRMVQYIHLISNTTASIPLDVYLPSTNNIKPQLCDQYSLGYFRNIGPKQNIETSAEVFYKDMLNQLDYIDGANLFFNPNLEGEVIPGTARAYGLELFVKKREGRFNGWISYTLSKSERKVPGINQGDWYPNRYDRRHNLSVVGIYELSKRVSLSSTFVYASGTPFTFATDKFEFQGIFVPYNPGGPRNNYRLPAYHRLDVAATLKSKEKVRKSKIFGRYSWDLVFTVYNLYSRRNAFAITPRQNPENQQISEALRFSIFGSFVPAITYNFKF, encoded by the coding sequence ATGGTAACAAGATTTATTTTTAGTGTAATAGTTTTGTTTTTTGCTTCTTTGAATTTAAGCTATGGACAAGAAACATATACGCTTAGTGGCTCTGTCAAGGACTCTGCCAATGGAGAGCCAATGATTGGCGCAGTAGTAACAGTCAAGGAAATCAATGCAGGTACTGCTACAGATATCAATGGCGATTTTTCCTTAAAAGTACCTCCAGGAAAGTATACAGTAGAAATCAATTTTGTCGGATTTGGTAAAGCTTCCCAAACTATTGTTGTTAAAGGGAATACTAAAATGTCATTCAGCATGCGAGAGCAAATGTTGAATGAGGTTGTTGTTACCGGTGAAAGGCCAGATGCCCAGGTTAAGAACCTTGAGATGGGAACTCAGAAGCTGGACATGAAACAAATAAATGCTATTCCGCCTCTTCTAGGTGAGGTAGATGTGATAAGAAGCATTCAGCTTTTGCCTGGAGTATCGACGGTCGGGGAAGGCGCATCCGGATTTAATGTCAGAGGGGGAGCTGTAGATCAAAACCTGATCTTGCTTGATGATGCTCCGATATACAATTCCTCTCACATGTTTGGATTCTTCTCTGTATTCAATCCGGACATGGTAAAAGATCTCAAGCTTTCTAAAGCAGCGATACCTGCTCAATATGGTGGCCGTTTATCATCCGTTCTTGACGTGAAAATGAAAGAAGGTAATCCTGATAAAATCGGAGTTCAAGGTGGTATTAGTACCATCTTTAGCCGACTCACAGTTGGAGGTCCTATCAAAAAAAATAAACTATCTTTTATTGTTGCAGGCAGAAGATCATACGCAGACGTTCTGGCAAGACCTTTCCTTGCCAAGGCATTTGAAGATGCTAAGCTTTATTTTTATGACCTGACTCTAAAAGCAAACTATAATATCAATAACAGAAATCGTGTTTATCTTTCCGGATATTATGGAAGAGATGTGTTTGCATTCCCAGGTGCTTACTTCGGTTGGGGAAATGCCACAACGACTTTACGTTGGAACCACGTATTCAGCGACAAACTACTCCTTAATATGATCGGAGATTATAGCAGTTATAGCTATCGCCTTGAGTTTGGCGAAGATATGACTGAAGACTCTTTCAAGTGGACAGCTAAAATAATTAACTATTGTGCAAAGCCTGAATTTACATGGTATTTAAACAGTAATAATACTATAAGTCTGGGAGCCCAGGCTACGTATTACAAGTTTGTACCCAGCACAGGAGTATTTTATTCCGGAGGGGAGAGAAGAGACATAGGACTTCCGGATAAATATGCGATGGAAAATGCTTTATATATTTCCAATGAACAGAAATTGACAGCAAGGCTTACACTTCAATATGGTCTGAGATATTCCTTCTTCAACTACCTTGGGTCTGGAACAGCATATTATTATGATTCAACAGCAGGTAACTATGTTAGAAATCCTGTAGGTATTGAAGAATTCGGAAGCAGAAAAACGATTAAAGCTTATGCCAAGCCTGAACCAAGAATAGCAGCTAATTATTCACTTAGTGAAAACTCATCTCTTAAAGCCAGCTATAACAGAATGGTTCAGTACATTCACTTGATATCCAATACTACTGCATCAATTCCTCTGGATGTTTATTTGCCAAGTACAAATAACATAAAGCCTCAATTGTGTGATCAATATTCACTGGGCTATTTCAGAAATATTGGTCCTAAACAAAATATAGAAACTTCTGCAGAAGTCTTTTATAAGGACATGTTAAATCAATTGGATTATATAGATGGCGCAAATCTGTTCTTTAATCCGAATCTTGAAGGAGAAGTTATTCCGGGAACTGCCAGAGCTTATGGTCTGGAATTGTTTGTGAAGAAGAGAGAAGGAAGATTCAATGGATGGATTAGCTATACGCTCTCGAAGTCTGAAAGAAAGGTGCCCGGTATCAATCAGGGAGACTGGTATCCAAACAGATATGACAGAAGACATAATCTAAGTGTTGTTGGGATATATGAACTTTCCAAACGTGTGAGTTTGAGCAGTACATTTGTTTATGCTTCAGGTACTCCATTTACTTTTGCTACGGATAAGTTTGAGTTCCAGGGTATATTTGTACCATATAATCCCGGAGGTCCAAGAAACAATTATAGATTGCCAGCCTATCATCGTCTGGATGTAGCCGCAACTTTAAAAAGCAAAGAAAAAGTTCGCAAGTCTAAAATATTTGGCAGATACAGCTGGGATTTGGTATTTACAGTTTATAACCTTTATTCACGTAGAAATGCATTTGCAATAACGCCGAGACAAAATCCTGAAAATCAACAAATAAGTGAAGCTTTACGATTCTCAATTTTCGGATCATTTGTTCCTGCAATTACATACAACTTTAAATTTTAA
- a CDS encoding leucine-rich repeat domain-containing protein, with amino-acid sequence MSFIKYIAAIYICAMSAFAARAQVTPIADNAFRKCIADSIPTALDANQNLILAQAPTIKKLECPNYGIATIDELKYFTGLTELNITKNPIITLPDISAIKGLTKLNIGETKLTVIPDLSPFTNLQYLSIHRLELAKFPDLTNNKNLIQLLVHTNKFDNIPALNLPKLEDLGISLVGITALPDLSNLPKLRKLECFRNQIKQLPDLSGMDSLKILDASSNLIDKFPALPKGIQTVYLDSNLISELPLLTSYQSLTKVRLYKNYLNFQNLMPLTAFLNYNSLFELSPQKIFKVGTSETVVELEKFSLNSKIDSNTSGVSRKWFFNNNLTAQTSRIFSIDKTSLSNKGYYYCEVTHPTFPNLTLRTDAFNVDVLPCVNISGIIYDITGSTCVKQGAVNISLTNQPGHNYKFDIEGLQTHTKYSSASGQFINLEDLEYKLTVSSSNGCSYTIPQTIEIPRENCKQLVLTPNGDGVDDNYYFSQTGNAKVVDKFGNTICQLTLPKLWDGYVNDHRVPAGYYLININSGEEVLKMSVIY; translated from the coding sequence ATGAGTTTCATTAAATACATAGCGGCAATCTATATCTGTGCTATGTCTGCATTTGCAGCAAGAGCGCAGGTTACACCAATTGCAGACAATGCTTTCAGAAAGTGTATTGCTGATAGTATTCCCACTGCTCTTGACGCTAATCAGAATTTAATTTTGGCACAAGCTCCGACTATTAAAAAGCTGGAGTGCCCGAATTACGGTATTGCTACGATCGATGAGTTAAAATATTTTACAGGACTGACAGAACTTAATATCACTAAGAATCCTATCATAACTCTGCCAGATATATCTGCTATTAAAGGATTGACGAAATTGAATATTGGAGAAACCAAATTGACTGTAATACCGGATTTATCGCCATTCACTAATCTTCAATACCTTTCCATTCACCGTTTAGAATTGGCCAAATTCCCCGATCTCACTAATAATAAAAACCTTATTCAGTTATTGGTTCATACGAACAAGTTTGATAATATACCTGCTTTAAACTTACCAAAGCTGGAAGATTTAGGAATTTCTTTGGTTGGAATTACTGCTCTACCTGACTTGTCAAATCTACCTAAATTAAGAAAACTGGAATGCTTTAGAAATCAAATAAAACAATTGCCGGATCTATCTGGAATGGATAGCTTGAAAATTCTTGACGCAAGTTCTAACTTGATTGATAAGTTCCCGGCTTTACCAAAAGGTATCCAAACTGTGTATCTGGATAGTAACCTGATTTCAGAATTACCTTTATTAACTTCTTATCAATCGCTTACCAAAGTAAGATTGTATAAGAACTACCTGAACTTTCAAAATTTGATGCCATTAACAGCGTTTCTCAATTACAATTCATTGTTTGAATTATCGCCTCAGAAAATCTTCAAAGTCGGTACAAGTGAGACTGTAGTGGAGCTTGAAAAGTTTTCGTTAAATTCAAAAATAGATTCGAACACTTCAGGAGTCTCAAGAAAGTGGTTCTTTAATAATAATCTAACTGCGCAAACATCCAGAATATTCAGCATAGATAAAACAAGCCTTTCTAACAAGGGCTATTATTATTGTGAAGTGACGCATCCTACATTCCCAAATCTTACACTAAGGACAGATGCCTTTAATGTTGACGTTCTTCCATGTGTAAATATAAGTGGAATAATCTATGACATTACAGGAAGCACTTGTGTAAAGCAAGGAGCTGTAAATATAAGTTTGACCAATCAACCAGGTCATAACTACAAATTTGACATAGAAGGATTGCAGACACATACTAAGTATTCTTCAGCATCTGGTCAATTCATAAATCTCGAAGATTTGGAATATAAGCTTACTGTGTCATCATCCAATGGTTGTTCCTATACAATACCTCAAACTATTGAGATTCCAAGAGAGAACTGTAAACAACTTGTTCTGACTCCGAATGGAGATGGAGTAGATGATAATTATTATTTTTCTCAAACTGGTAATGCTAAAGTTGTTGATAAATTTGGCAACACCATTTGCCAGTTAACTCTTCCAAAACTATGGGATGGTTATGTAAATGACCACAGAGTACCAGCAGGTTACTATCTTATCAATATCAATAGTGGAGAAGAAGTTTTAAAAATGTCAGTGATATATTAA
- a CDS encoding M57 family metalloprotease, which translates to MKKLTYCLIMALGVIFLSCKSQKEEVKRNNDVSDEIISKLQAAGFVTSEGLRKYEDGYIVEDDIYLTESQIDELVAQNQESLTNGRTDHYASSSQVTRLPRTIQVYMDVTFGTFMQNAFDAALARYNAVNMSLRFTRSSNISTADIRIMSFYEVSSLLGISAGFPSGGNPANLIRLNTYYFNNSTARADASTVIAHEIGHAVGFRHTDFMNRAFSCGASNGGNEGDAGVGAVHIPGTPTAPSSGSWMLACSNGSDRPFTTQDRVSLLTLYPQTFTTNTYRMFGGAQLLQGQSLRSIDSRFTLTMQTDGNLVLYDNLNRALWHTNTAGRPYITRCIMQNDGNLVLYDNSLVPYWATNTHMYPGSYLRLQDDGNLVIYQGTTARWASNTCCR; encoded by the coding sequence ATGAAAAAGCTAACCTATTGTCTAATCATGGCTCTTGGCGTTATTTTTCTTTCATGTAAATCGCAAAAAGAAGAAGTAAAACGCAACAATGATGTTTCAGATGAAATCATATCTAAACTTCAAGCTGCAGGTTTTGTAACCAGTGAAGGTCTTCGCAAATACGAAGACGGGTATATAGTAGAAGACGATATATATTTAACCGAAAGCCAGATCGATGAGCTTGTTGCACAAAACCAAGAGTCGTTGACTAATGGAAGAACTGACCATTACGCATCAAGTTCTCAGGTAACCCGGCTACCCCGAACAATACAAGTATACATGGATGTAACATTCGGAACTTTTATGCAAAATGCATTTGATGCGGCATTAGCAAGATATAATGCGGTAAACATGAGTTTAAGGTTTACCAGATCCAGTAACATATCGACAGCAGATATAAGAATAATGTCTTTCTATGAAGTTAGTTCACTCCTTGGAATCAGTGCAGGATTTCCTTCAGGTGGAAATCCTGCTAATCTTATCAGACTCAATACATACTATTTCAACAACTCTACTGCAAGAGCTGACGCCTCTACAGTTATAGCGCATGAGATAGGACATGCAGTGGGCTTCCGACATACAGATTTTATGAACAGAGCTTTCAGCTGCGGCGCGAGTAATGGTGGCAATGAGGGTGATGCAGGAGTCGGTGCAGTGCATATCCCAGGAACTCCCACTGCACCGTCATCAGGGTCTTGGATGCTTGCATGCTCAAACGGATCTGACAGACCATTCACAACACAAGACAGAGTTTCTCTTTTAACTTTGTATCCTCAGACTTTTACAACCAATACATACAGAATGTTCGGAGGAGCGCAACTATTGCAAGGTCAGTCATTGAGATCCATAGATTCTCGTTTTACTTTAACAATGCAAACAGATGGGAACCTTGTCCTATATGATAATTTAAACCGTGCATTATGGCATACTAATACAGCAGGAAGACCTTATATCACTCGCTGCATTATGCAAAATGACGGTAATCTTGTCCTGTATGATAACAGTTTAGTCCCTTATTGGGCAACCAATACCCATATGTATCCGGGATCTTATCTAAGACTTCAGGATGACGGTAATCTTGTGATCTATCAAGGTACAACTGCACGGTGGGCATCTAACACATGCTGCAGATAA
- a CDS encoding DUF4249 family protein, whose product MKNKVLLFLLLIGLVACEDKVDISSTLKAGKPALVVDAFITNLPEKQTVYLSSTQYYFDNSGPIRISGASVKVVDETTQQEYVFAESGPGLYVSPVRGDSMLIIGHPYRLFIDYQGQAYTAYSLMKRVPPIDSILFEPLEDLNENIIPGKYFAEFQATDQVGTGDQVWIRNYKNGVRITDAERIGISYDGKIFATAEADGSMFIYPLRVFPVNDNGGEEDDQWLDGQQFGVELFSITEEAATFLQAVVTQSTQGNGGPIGALFSPPPANVPTNIVNTTSQDKAAVGFFCTSAVSRAETIVPNPYGRNQ is encoded by the coding sequence ATGAAAAATAAAGTTTTATTATTCTTATTACTTATAGGGCTTGTAGCATGTGAGGATAAGGTGGATATCAGCAGTACGCTTAAGGCTGGTAAACCTGCTTTAGTAGTGGATGCTTTTATTACCAATCTGCCCGAAAAACAGACTGTATACCTTTCAAGTACTCAATATTATTTTGATAACTCTGGCCCAATAAGAATAAGCGGAGCATCAGTTAAGGTAGTGGATGAAACAACACAACAGGAATATGTATTCGCAGAATCTGGTCCCGGGCTGTATGTTTCACCTGTCAGAGGTGATTCAATGCTGATTATCGGTCATCCTTACAGATTGTTTATAGATTATCAGGGTCAGGCTTATACAGCTTATTCATTAATGAAAAGAGTTCCTCCAATAGATTCAATCTTGTTTGAACCTCTTGAAGATCTTAACGAAAATATTATTCCAGGTAAATACTTTGCAGAATTCCAGGCTACAGATCAGGTAGGTACAGGGGACCAGGTGTGGATCAGAAATTATAAGAATGGAGTAAGAATAACAGATGCGGAAAGAATTGGGATCTCCTATGACGGAAAGATTTTCGCAACTGCTGAAGCGGATGGATCAATGTTCATTTATCCGTTAAGAGTATTCCCTGTTAACGATAACGGAGGTGAGGAAGATGATCAATGGTTGGATGGCCAGCAGTTTGGTGTAGAATTGTTTTCTATAACTGAGGAAGCTGCAACATTTTTACAAGCAGTAGTAACTCAGTCTACTCAAGGGAACGGTGGACCAATAGGAGCTTTATTTTCTCCACCGCCAGCAAATGTTCCAACCAATATCGTTAATACGACATCTCAGGATAAAGCGGCAGTAGGGTTTTTCTGTACATCTGCTGTTTCCAGAGCCGAAACGATTGTTCCAAATCCTTACGGTCGTAATCAATAA
- a CDS encoding type IX secretion system membrane protein PorP/SprF: MRKLLSSFLFIFNITIVCYSQQTQNFYLPDYYSSTALDHLALINPAWTADDKRATLNSLYKSRSGLFNEVATITAYGDVLLNPKGNTGQVARVLFQNEKEGPYISSPKFYGNYAIKIPLREDLFLSAGLAFGVASISFTAPSGMGKASAPDANAGLILKYRKTEIGAASYQLLNNSITAINSPLLFKRFYQFYFQSEKDVSEYLTVRAHLFYRPQPYIDLGNAAILLCYKETIAFGGMYQYQRGTSFLASLYLNQSNNPIILNFSFNSLFLSNRLLTTGSYELGLQYRIAN, encoded by the coding sequence TTGAGGAAATTACTTTCATCCTTTCTTTTTATTTTTAACATAACCATCGTCTGCTACTCCCAACAGACCCAGAACTTTTATTTGCCTGATTATTACTCTTCAACTGCACTAGATCATTTAGCATTGATTAATCCTGCCTGGACTGCCGATGATAAAAGGGCGACATTAAATAGTTTGTATAAATCAAGATCTGGTCTTTTTAATGAAGTAGCTACTATCACTGCATATGGGGATGTTCTGCTAAACCCAAAGGGTAATACAGGACAGGTTGCAAGAGTATTGTTTCAGAATGAAAAAGAGGGACCATATATATCATCTCCCAAGTTTTATGGCAACTATGCAATCAAGATACCTCTCAGAGAAGACCTCTTTTTGTCTGCAGGGCTCGCATTTGGTGTAGCTTCCATCAGCTTTACAGCTCCTTCAGGAATGGGAAAGGCCAGTGCTCCCGATGCAAATGCTGGTTTAATTCTAAAATACAGGAAGACAGAAATCGGAGCGGCCTCTTACCAGCTCTTAAACAACAGCATTACAGCTATTAATAGCCCGTTATTATTTAAACGATTTTATCAGTTCTATTTTCAATCGGAAAAGGATGTGAGTGAGTATTTAACTGTAAGAGCTCATTTATTCTATAGACCGCAACCGTATATAGATTTAGGAAATGCCGCGATATTACTTTGTTATAAAGAAACGATTGCTTTTGGCGGGATGTATCAGTATCAGAGAGGTACCTCATTTTTAGCATCTCTATATCTTAACCAATCCAATAATCCAATAATTTTAAATTTTTCCTTTAATAGCCTATTCTTAAGTAACCGCCTTCTTACTACAGGTTCTTATGAACTTGGCCTTCAATATAGGATAGCCAATTGA
- a CDS encoding RNA polymerase sigma factor: MAIVEKDIPDLIKQGKDKEVISLFYKLVYPRVKKTILNRGGKKEDVEDVFQDAVMYLYKHILEDKYNGKYTVYGFLFTLCINRWINSLRKSNKSISVDFQSEENIYNIVVDFQEIYPAAKEENLLSQLFSKIGSKCIEILNYTIYQNLMMEDIQLRMGLESEGAAKMALKRCREKLYKEIENNPLIIQKLKGHV; the protein is encoded by the coding sequence ATGGCAATTGTTGAAAAGGATATTCCTGACTTAATTAAACAAGGGAAAGATAAAGAGGTGATCTCTTTATTTTACAAATTGGTGTATCCCAGGGTAAAAAAGACAATTTTAAACCGGGGAGGCAAGAAGGAAGATGTTGAAGATGTATTTCAGGATGCTGTCATGTACTTATATAAACACATCCTTGAAGATAAATATAATGGTAAGTATACTGTTTACGGATTTCTATTTACGCTTTGCATCAACAGATGGATTAATAGCCTGAGAAAGAGTAACAAATCGATTAGTGTAGATTTTCAATCTGAAGAGAATATTTATAACATAGTAGTTGATTTTCAGGAAATATATCCGGCAGCAAAGGAAGAGAATCTTCTTTCCCAATTATTCTCCAAAATCGGTAGTAAGTGCATTGAAATTTTAAACTACACCATATACCAAAATCTGATGATGGAAGATATTCAGTTGAGGATGGGACTGGAATCTGAGGGAGCAGCTAAGATGGCTCTTAAAAGATGTAGAGAAAAATTATATAAAGAAATTGAAAATAATCCCCTTATAATTCAAAAATTAAAAGGTCATGTATAG
- a CDS encoding DUF4198 domain-containing protein: MKSILTLLFSLFLLNIGNAHNIWIETNNSGKAGKIHSIKIYLGGYGENERDSVSKWFSNTREVAISLTKPDGTKENLLTRASGNYLEAMFTPSQEGYYTVSASHEVADVYGTAKIQYYAASQIKVGTSVEGVNNVITALDMPVQLITSNPAAKKNVSLKVMYKGKNLDKSSVSVASPTGWVKAVETNDGTFSFDALWPGVYVIEAYHTDKTEGNLNGKEYKLIRNTSTYSITVGR, translated from the coding sequence ATGAAGTCAATACTTACTTTATTATTTTCTTTATTCCTATTGAATATTGGAAATGCTCACAATATCTGGATAGAAACAAACAATTCTGGTAAAGCTGGGAAAATACATTCAATAAAAATTTACCTTGGAGGTTATGGTGAAAATGAAAGGGATTCTGTAAGTAAGTGGTTTAGCAATACCAGAGAGGTTGCAATAAGCCTTACCAAACCGGATGGTACAAAAGAAAATCTTTTAACAAGAGCATCCGGAAATTACCTGGAAGCTATGTTTACACCTTCACAGGAAGGCTACTACACAGTCTCGGCGTCTCATGAGGTTGCCGATGTTTATGGAACAGCTAAGATACAATATTATGCAGCTTCACAGATAAAAGTAGGAACTTCTGTTGAAGGTGTTAATAATGTGATTACAGCGTTAGATATGCCCGTGCAGCTTATCACTTCAAATCCTGCAGCGAAGAAGAACGTCTCATTAAAGGTAATGTACAAAGGAAAAAATCTTGATAAATCTTCAGTGTCTGTAGCTTCTCCTACCGGTTGGGTAAAAGCAGTTGAAACGAATGACGGAACATTCAGCTTTGATGCCCTTTGGCCTGGAGTGTATGTGATTGAAGCATATCACACAGATAAAACAGAAGGGAATTTGAATGGAAAAGAATATAAGCTTATCAGAAATACGTCAACGTATAGTATAACAGTAGGAAGGTAA
- a CDS encoding aminotransferase class V-fold PLP-dependent enzyme, whose translation MWSILKSRTDKGFQAAYANFLSTNKAYKKTMHIDTLRDKEFSILDEQGHVYLDFTGGNLYARKLVTEHAAKLASNVYGNPHSSNPTSNRATKVTESARDYILRYLNTDRNEYVCIFTQNASGALKLLGEAYPFKSGDHFLLTFDNHNSVNGIREFARKNSATFNYTPIRRSDLRIDREKLLENLDQHVDGKNKLFAFPAQSNVSGVKHDLEWINIAKQKGWDVLLDAAAFVPSDKLDLSKYKPDFVSMSFYKIFGYPTGLGCLLVHRSKFEKLRRPWFAGGTITIVSVQGDNYYYEKDNAMFEDGTINYLDIPAIESGLRYIESVGIESINIRIQCITGWMLQQLLSLKHDNGRSLIKIYGPQDTSQRGGTIAMNFFDKNGEMYDFLEIEKKANELNISLRTGCFCNPGIDETNHSLEEGELKKYFSKMGAKNYFDLIETLGKRRGAVRISFGYVSKFSDAYKFMNFAKGFLNVSRPVTSAVIPSNKSVSKKKAVYAH comes from the coding sequence ATGTGGTCCATTTTAAAAAGCAGAACAGATAAAGGATTTCAGGCAGCATATGCAAATTTCCTAAGCACGAATAAGGCATATAAGAAAACAATGCATATAGATACCCTTAGGGATAAAGAATTCTCAATTCTCGATGAACAGGGGCATGTATATCTTGATTTTACAGGGGGGAATCTTTATGCCCGCAAACTGGTCACAGAGCATGCGGCAAAACTTGCCTCAAATGTTTATGGAAATCCCCACTCTTCTAATCCCACATCTAACAGGGCAACAAAGGTAACTGAATCGGCAAGAGATTATATATTAAGATATCTCAATACAGACCGTAACGAATACGTTTGCATTTTTACCCAGAATGCAAGCGGAGCACTTAAGTTGCTAGGCGAAGCTTATCCCTTTAAAAGCGGAGATCATTTTCTACTTACATTTGATAATCATAATTCAGTAAATGGTATAAGAGAGTTTGCTAGAAAAAATTCTGCTACCTTTAATTATACTCCAATAAGAAGATCAGACCTTCGTATTGATAGGGAGAAACTTCTTGAAAACCTTGATCAGCATGTTGATGGTAAGAATAAACTTTTTGCTTTTCCTGCTCAATCCAATGTGTCGGGAGTAAAGCATGATCTTGAATGGATAAATATCGCGAAACAAAAAGGTTGGGATGTTCTTCTTGATGCAGCTGCATTTGTGCCTTCAGACAAACTGGATCTGAGTAAATACAAGCCGGATTTTGTCTCCATGTCATTTTATAAAATTTTTGGTTATCCAACCGGATTGGGATGTTTGCTTGTTCATCGCAGCAAGTTTGAAAAACTCCGTAGGCCATGGTTTGCTGGAGGGACAATTACTATTGTCTCAGTTCAGGGAGATAATTATTATTATGAAAAGGACAATGCAATGTTTGAAGATGGTACTATTAATTACCTTGATATTCCTGCTATAGAGTCGGGATTAAGGTATATAGAGTCAGTGGGAATAGAAAGTATAAATATCAGGATACAATGTATTACAGGGTGGATGCTGCAACAGTTGCTCAGTCTGAAACATGATAACGGAAGATCATTGATAAAGATCTATGGCCCTCAAGACACCTCACAAAGAGGCGGTACTATTGCCATGAATTTTTTTGATAAAAATGGAGAAATGTATGATTTTCTTGAAATAGAAAAGAAAGCTAATGAACTCAATATCTCTTTGCGAACAGGCTGCTTCTGCAATCCGGGAATTGATGAAACCAATCATTCATTGGAAGAAGGAGAGCTGAAGAAATATTTTTCCAAAATGGGAGCGAAAAACTATTTTGATCTAATTGAGACATTGGGTAAGCGTCGCGGGGCTGTGAGGATATCATTCGGATATGTTTCTAAATTTTCTGATGCATATAAATTTATGAATTTTGCAAAAGGATTTTTAAATGTATCAAGACCTGTAACTTCTGCTGTTATACCTTCAAACAAATCTGTTTCAAAGAAGAAAGCAGTTTATGCTCATTAA